A single window of Syngnathus acus chromosome 23, fSynAcu1.2, whole genome shotgun sequence DNA harbors:
- the atxn7l1 gene encoding ataxin-7-like protein 1 — translation MHSKNQKRHSSPVPSRNPLVLMKAKAPAVAGGPGDGLPFRIPKDYPHSRFSKAPLAVYPPKGIRNKPCVSLPVVSLEKMPCLSRANSTSQVRLAAPSSSPSSSPLKHPLPSPTAFPNEKMRNGGPSTPRSSPSPLDGRPGPARSPLDRRPASSSCPSPSPAHRPPAQLSSSSPSEKKNQNGTKAFSSRLSGRVFDPNKHCGVQDPETKQPCTRSLTCKTHSLTHRRAVPGRRKHFDVLLAEHRGRTKEKDKNGCSPSVTSQDVASPSKPHCPNGRPLSTLKLKLANAHIPRVPGTATSMPQTPPPATFPAPATVLPSHPELSPQPWTTTSSGDGDRLSSDEGDAPTPEDAHGPAIHFSNHHPQPSGVCIFSSRLMGRGHYVFDRRWDRMRVALQNMVEKHLNSQMWRKVPPAAESLPTLSPSGTSQQAPPPSPASDTSSLFTAPSGPSFPHAASSPGALTFRDAPQPHATLGAPRHSAHRASRPTKEREDSVAEARRKNSSYACSFRNGTSPHGVSAGPGAKKGHGRAGNGLWGYSGHWLTNADGTQGQNSNNSDLGSTNISYSSSRELAAAPSPGALNYGQKAEGRKRKSAGAHEGKTGNKVNRLGAADGFFGNRNDGESQRQAKLHH, via the exons ATGCATAGCAAGAACC AGAAGCGCCACAGCTCTCCCGTCCCTTCGAGGAACCCGCTGGTTCTCATGAAGGCCAAAGCCCCCGCCGTGGCTGGCGGTCCCGGGGACGGCCTCCCCTTCCGGATCCCCAAAGACTACCCTCACTCGCGCTTCAGCAAAGCACCACTCGCCGTCTATCCTCCGAAGGGAATTCGGAACAAACCATG CGTCTCTCTTCCGGTCGTGAGCTTGGAGAAGATGCCGTGCCTCAGCCGAGCAAACTCCACCTCACAAGTCCGCCTCGCCGCCCCCTCGTCCTCACCCTCTTCGTCCCCCCTCAAACACCCGCTGCCCTCTCCCACCGCATTCCCTAATGAGAAGATGCGCAACGGCGGGCCGTCCACGCCGCGCTCCTCGCCGTCGCCTCTAGACGGGCGCCCCGGCCCGGCGCGCTCCCCTCTCGACCGCCGGCCGGCTTCCTCGTCGTGCCCCTCCCCCTCTCCCGCTCACAGGCCGCCGGCTCAGCTGTCATCGTCGTCACCTTCAGAGAAGAAGAATCAAAATGGCACCAAGGCTTTTTCTTCCAGACTCTCAG gaagaGTATTTGACCCGAATAAGCACTGTGGCGTCCAGGACCCTGAGACCAAACAGCCGTGCACACGTTCCCTCACCTGCAAG ACTCACTCCCTAACCCACCGCCGAGCCGTTCCCGGCAGGAGGAAACATTTCGATGTCCTCCTGGCCGAACACAGAGGCAGAACCAAGGAGAAGGACAAGAACGGCTGCAGCCCAAGTGTCACCTCGCAAGACGTCGCTTCTCCCAGCAAGCCGCACTGCCCGAACGGACGCCCTCTGTCCACGCTGAAATTAAAACTGGCAAACGCACACATCCCCAG GGTTCCAGGCACCGCCACTTCCATGCCTCAGACTCCACCGCCAGCAACCTTTCCTGCCCCAGCAACCGTCCTACCCTCCCACCCGGAGCTTTCACCTCAGCCTTGGACGACTACATCCAGCGGGGATGGTGATCGTCTCTCCAGCGACGAAGGCGACGCACCGACTCCCGAGGATGCGCACGGACCCGccattcacttctcgaaccacCACCCTCAACCTTCCGGG GTTTGCATATTCAGCAGCAGGCTGATGGGACGAGGCCACTACGTGTTTGACCGGCGGTGGGACAGGATGAGGGTGGCGCTCCAGAACATGGTGGAGAAGCACCTCAATTCACAAATGTGGAG AAAGGTTCCTCCAGCTGCTGAGAGCCTGCCCACCCTTTCGCCCTCCGGCACATCCCAACAAGCGCCCCCTCCTTCTCCCGCGTCGGACACTTCCTCCCTTTTTACCGCTCCGTCCGGTCCCTCCTTCCCTCATGCCGCGTCATCACCCGGAGCTTTGACTTTCAGAGATGCCCCTCAGCCTCATGCCACTCTGGGCGCACCCCGCCACAGCGCGCACAGGGCCAGCCGCCCCaccaaagagagagaggactCTGTAGCGGAAGCAAGGAGGAAAAACTCTTCCTACGCCTGCTCCTTTCGGAACGGGACCAGCCCTCACGGAGTATCGGCGGGGCCGGGTGCTAAAAAGGGACACGGTCGGGCGGGGAACGGACTTTGGGGCTACAGCGGCCACTGGCTAACGAATGCTGACGGCACTCAAGGCCAGAACTCAAATAACAG TGATCTTGGCAGCACCAATATATCCTACTCATCCAGCAGGGAGCTGGCAGCCGCTCCCTCCCCCGGAGCCTTGAATTACGGGCAAAAAGCAgaggggaggaagaggaagagtgCCGGCGCTCACGAAGGGAAGACCGGCAACAAGGTGAACCGGCTGGGAGCTGCCGACGGCTTCTTTGGGAACCGGAACGACGGCGAGTCCCAAAGACAG GCCAAGTTGCATCACTGA
- the sypl1 gene encoding synaptophysin-like protein 1: MMTGFRLNFSPLKEPLGFVKIVEWLTAIFAFGSCGGFAAKNIVSIFCGDGRNETLNVNFHYPFRISQVPLIEGNSTICNHSVSTTYLMGDSSSAAEFFVGVAVFCFLYSMAALLVYLGYMHVYKNSDFGPILDFVITAIIVFLWLVCSSAWAKGLQNVKDATNTEGIDTTVAVCKGNNITCEVTEYANLRTLNISVVFGYLNMFVWAGNAWFVYKETRWHSQKISTQPGPGRQQVPAAI; this comes from the exons CTCACGGCCATATTTGCTTTCGGAAGCTGCGGCGGCTTCGCGGCCAAGAACATTGTGTCCATCTTCTGCGGCGATGGCAGGAATGAAACTCTCAACGTCAACTTCCACTACCCCTTCAG GATAAGCCAGGTGCCGCTCATCGAGGGCAACTCCACGATATGTAACCACTCCGTCAGCACCACTTACTTGATGGGAGACTCGTCCTCGGCCGCTGAATTCTTCGTGGGCGTCGCCGTCTTCTGCTTCCTCTACAGCATGGCCGCCCTTTTGGTTTATTTGGGCTACATGCACGTTTACAAGAACTCTGATTTCGGACCCATTTTG GACTTTGTGATCACGGCGATCATCGTTTTCCTGTGGTTGGTGTGCTCGTCGGCGTGGGCTAAGGGTCTTCAGAACGTCAAGGACGCCACGAACACGGAAGGCATCGACACCACCGTGGCGGTCTGCAAGGGGAACAACATCACCTGCGAGGTCACGGAGTACGCCAACCTGCGGACGCTCAACATCTCCGTG GTGTTTGGCTACCTCAACATGTTCGTGTGGGCTGGCAACGCCTGGTTCGTGTACAAGGAGACTCGCTGGCACTCGCAGAAAATTTCAACCCAACCGGGACCGGGGAGGCAGCAGGTTCCGGCAGCAATCTAA